From the genome of Azospirillum sp. TSA2s, one region includes:
- the deoC gene encoding deoxyribose-phosphate aldolase gives MPMPSVPTEPAGLAPFIDHTLLRPDAQPADVERLCDEARAHVFKAVCVNPIFIPLVSERLAGSPVAPCAVICFPFGADPTAIKADEAEWVVRHGAREVDMVIPIGLLKAGRTAEVRDDIAAVKRACGDALLKVIIETSLLTDEEKVLACRLSQEAGADFVKTSTGFAGGGATVEDVALMRRTVGDGMGVKASGGVRTTEDARRMIAAGASRIGASASVTIVGG, from the coding sequence ATGCCCATGCCCAGCGTTCCGACCGAACCGGCCGGTCTGGCTCCGTTCATCGACCACACCCTGTTGCGCCCGGATGCTCAGCCCGCCGATGTTGAGCGGCTGTGCGACGAAGCGCGCGCGCACGTTTTCAAGGCGGTCTGCGTCAACCCCATCTTCATTCCGCTCGTGAGCGAACGGCTGGCCGGATCGCCGGTGGCGCCCTGCGCCGTGATCTGCTTCCCCTTCGGCGCCGATCCAACGGCGATCAAGGCGGACGAGGCGGAGTGGGTGGTGCGCCACGGCGCCCGCGAGGTCGACATGGTGATCCCGATTGGCCTGCTGAAAGCCGGACGGACGGCGGAGGTGCGCGACGACATCGCCGCAGTCAAGCGGGCCTGCGGCGACGCCCTGCTGAAGGTCATCATCGAGACCAGCCTGCTCACCGATGAGGAGAAGGTGCTGGCCTGCCGACTGTCGCAGGAGGCCGGAGCCGATTTCGTCAAGACCTCCACCGGCTTCGCCGGCGGCGGCGCCACCGTCGAGGATGTGGCGCTGATGCGCCGGACCGTCGGCGACGGCATGGGTGTCAAGGCTTCGGGCGGCGTACGGACCACCGAGGATGCCCGCCGCATGATCGCGGCCGGTGCCTCGCGCATCGGCGCCAGCGCCAGCGTGACCATCGTCGGCGGCTGA
- a CDS encoding FGGY-family carbohydrate kinase yields MTRAVIGVDVGTGSARAGIFDLAGRRLAAASRPIRMWKPDPEWAEQSSDDIWAAVCVAVQEALAACTERPEVVGIGFDATCSLVVLDAAGRPVTVDPDGDDSRNVIVWMDHRAIDQTDRINAGGHEVLRYVGGRLSPEMQTPKLLWLKENLPASWSRAAHFFDLPDFLTWRATGATRRSLCSLVCKWTYLGHEGRWDDGYLRAIGLGDLVDEGHARIGTDVGEVGSAIAGGLTAEAARELGLTPGIAVGTSLIDAHAGGIGVIGVPLEASDSVDFDRRLALIGGTSSCHMVMSPAAPRFIPGVWGPYHSAMLPGLWLNEGGQSATGALIDHVVQGHPRHAELALEAQRRGTTVYQLLNEELADLAERSGGPVAMLTRDLHVLPDFHGNRSPRADASLRGAISGLRLSDGLEDLALLYLATVQAVAYGTRHIVAAMNERGYAIDTILACGGGTKNPVFLEAHADATGCTLVLPEEPEAVLLGAAVLGAVAAGAFTDIAAGMAGMSRAGRSIKPAEGRMRAYHDAKYAVFLRMHEDLMAYRALMEMGLEGAR; encoded by the coding sequence ATGACGCGCGCCGTGATCGGAGTCGACGTGGGGACCGGCAGCGCCCGCGCCGGCATCTTCGACCTTGCCGGGCGCCGGCTGGCCGCCGCCTCCCGCCCCATCCGGATGTGGAAGCCCGATCCGGAGTGGGCGGAGCAGTCCTCCGACGACATCTGGGCCGCCGTCTGCGTCGCGGTGCAGGAGGCGTTGGCCGCATGCACCGAAAGGCCGGAGGTGGTCGGCATCGGCTTCGACGCCACCTGTTCGCTGGTGGTGCTGGACGCCGCCGGGCGGCCGGTGACGGTCGATCCGGATGGGGACGATTCCCGTAACGTCATCGTCTGGATGGACCATCGCGCCATCGACCAGACCGACCGCATCAACGCCGGCGGGCATGAGGTGCTGCGCTATGTCGGCGGGCGGCTGTCGCCGGAGATGCAGACGCCGAAGCTGCTGTGGCTGAAGGAAAACCTCCCGGCCAGCTGGAGCCGCGCCGCCCACTTCTTCGACCTGCCGGACTTCCTGACCTGGCGGGCGACCGGGGCGACGCGGCGGTCGCTGTGCTCTCTGGTGTGCAAGTGGACCTATCTGGGGCATGAGGGACGGTGGGACGACGGCTATCTCCGCGCCATCGGACTGGGCGATCTGGTGGATGAGGGCCATGCCCGCATCGGCACCGATGTCGGCGAGGTCGGCAGCGCCATCGCCGGTGGGCTGACGGCGGAGGCGGCGCGCGAGCTTGGGCTGACGCCGGGCATCGCGGTCGGCACCTCGCTGATCGACGCCCATGCCGGCGGGATCGGGGTGATCGGCGTGCCGCTGGAGGCGTCGGACAGCGTCGATTTCGACCGGCGGCTGGCGCTGATCGGCGGCACGTCGAGCTGCCATATGGTGATGAGTCCGGCAGCGCCGCGCTTCATCCCCGGCGTCTGGGGTCCCTATCATTCGGCCATGCTGCCGGGGCTTTGGCTGAACGAGGGCGGGCAGTCGGCGACCGGGGCGCTGATCGACCATGTCGTCCAGGGCCATCCCCGCCATGCCGAGCTTGCCCTTGAGGCCCAGCGGCGCGGCACCACGGTCTATCAACTGCTGAACGAGGAGTTGGCGGATCTTGCGGAGCGCAGCGGCGGACCGGTGGCGATGCTGACGCGTGACCTGCATGTGCTGCCCGACTTCCACGGTAACCGCTCGCCGCGGGCGGATGCGAGCCTGCGCGGCGCCATCAGCGGGCTTCGGCTGTCGGACGGGCTGGAGGATCTGGCGCTGCTCTATCTGGCGACGGTGCAGGCGGTGGCCTATGGCACCCGGCACATCGTGGCGGCGATGAACGAGCGGGGCTATGCCATCGACACCATCCTCGCCTGCGGCGGCGGCACCAAGAATCCGGTGTTCCTGGAGGCCCATGCCGATGCCACCGGCTGCACCCTGGTCCTGCCGGAGGAGCCGGAGGCGGTGCTGCTCGGCGCCGCCGTGCTGGGAGCGGTGGCGGCGGGCGCCTTCACGGACATCGCCGCCGGCATGGCCGGGATGAGCCGCGCCGGCCGCAGCATCAAGCCGGCCGAGGGGCGGATGCGGGCCTACCACGACGCCAAATACGCCGTGTTCCTGCGGATGCACGAGGACCTGATGGCTTACCGGGCCCTGATGGAGATGGGGTTGGAGGGTGCCCGGTAG
- a CDS encoding ABC transporter permease — protein sequence MALLRRSETVIAGILLLAMVLIGTINPAFWQLDNLFSLMRSNVIIGIMAMGVLLVLISGGIDVSFPAFAVAAMYLTIKGMLALGYNGVVLPLLAATVMGLLFGAVNGFFVYKFRMIPLIVTLGTSAMVRGFLLGVVGTSMININKMPTALIDFARTEVVSVTKADGTTYGLTAMVLIYLGLAVLIHLVLRYTMIGRSAYALGGDPEAARRAGFDLRKTIFFVYCVAGALAGFAGLLHSGMIWLANPRDFVGLELDVIAAVVLGGASIFGGRGSVLGTMLGVFMLVMVKNSLIIMRVDTTWQLVVVGSIVIVATALSAWRDRRRTA from the coding sequence ATGGCCCTGCTCCGCCGGTCGGAAACGGTCATCGCGGGCATCCTGCTGCTCGCCATGGTCCTCATCGGCACGATCAACCCTGCCTTCTGGCAGCTCGACAACCTGTTCAGCCTGATGCGCAGCAACGTCATCATCGGCATCATGGCGATGGGCGTGCTGCTGGTGCTGATCTCCGGCGGCATCGACGTGTCGTTCCCGGCCTTCGCCGTCGCAGCCATGTATCTGACGATCAAGGGTATGCTGGCGCTGGGATACAACGGCGTCGTCCTGCCGCTGCTGGCCGCCACCGTCATGGGGTTGCTGTTCGGCGCGGTGAACGGCTTCTTCGTCTATAAATTCCGCATGATCCCGCTGATCGTGACGCTGGGCACCAGCGCCATGGTGCGCGGCTTCCTGCTGGGCGTCGTCGGCACCAGCATGATCAACATCAACAAGATGCCGACCGCGCTGATCGACTTCGCCCGCACCGAGGTGGTCAGCGTGACCAAGGCCGACGGCACCACCTATGGCCTGACGGCGATGGTGCTGATCTATCTGGGGCTGGCGGTCCTCATCCATCTGGTGCTGCGCTACACCATGATCGGCCGCAGCGCCTACGCGCTGGGCGGCGATCCGGAAGCGGCGCGGCGGGCCGGCTTCGACCTGCGCAAGACCATTTTCTTCGTCTACTGCGTCGCCGGGGCGCTGGCCGGCTTTGCCGGTCTTCTGCACAGCGGCATGATCTGGCTGGCCAACCCGCGCGATTTCGTCGGGCTGGAACTGGACGTGATCGCCGCGGTGGTGCTGGGCGGAGCGTCGATCTTCGGCGGCCGGGGCAGCGTTCTCGGCACCATGCTCGGCGTTTTCATGCTGGTGATGGTCAAGAACAGCCTGATCATCATGCGCGTGGACACCACCTGGCAGCTCGTCGTCGTGGGGTCGATCGTCATCGTCGCGACCGCCCTGTCGGCTTGGCGCGACCGTCGCCGGACGGCGTGA
- a CDS encoding autoinducer 2 ABC transporter substrate-binding protein gives MKKLLSSLIVAASLVAGPAMAADPVPTPDAVKTLKSDATKKKYTIATVVKVDGIAWFDRMREGVKQFAADTGHDTWMVGPSQADAAAQVQLVENLIAQGVDAITIVPFSVEAVEPVLKKARDRGIVVIAHEASNIQNADYVLEAFDNFAYGAKLMEVLGKAMGGEGKYVCTVGSLTSKSQNEWIDGAIAYQKEHFPKMQLATNRLETYDDANTDYNKLKEVLTTYPDLKGIIGGPMPTSAGAGRLIAERGLKGKLSFSGTGLVSVAGQYLAQGDIQYIQFWDPAVAGYAMNMLAVMALDGKKDQIKAGLNLGLPGYTDLTTPKGAKPNLLYGQGWVGVTKDNMDAYNF, from the coding sequence ATGAAGAAGTTGCTGTCTTCGCTCATCGTCGCCGCATCGCTGGTCGCCGGACCGGCGATGGCCGCCGATCCGGTTCCGACCCCGGATGCCGTCAAGACGCTGAAGTCCGACGCCACAAAGAAGAAGTACACCATCGCCACCGTGGTGAAGGTCGATGGCATCGCCTGGTTCGACCGCATGCGCGAAGGCGTGAAGCAGTTCGCCGCCGACACCGGGCACGACACCTGGATGGTCGGGCCGAGCCAAGCCGATGCCGCGGCGCAGGTCCAACTGGTCGAGAACCTGATCGCCCAGGGCGTGGACGCCATCACCATCGTCCCCTTCTCCGTCGAGGCGGTGGAGCCTGTGCTGAAGAAGGCGCGCGACCGCGGCATCGTGGTGATCGCGCATGAGGCGTCGAACATCCAGAACGCCGACTATGTGCTGGAGGCTTTTGACAACTTCGCCTACGGCGCCAAGCTGATGGAAGTGCTGGGCAAGGCGATGGGCGGCGAGGGCAAGTATGTCTGCACGGTCGGCAGCCTGACGTCCAAGTCGCAGAACGAATGGATCGACGGCGCCATCGCCTATCAGAAGGAACATTTCCCGAAGATGCAGTTGGCGACCAACCGTCTGGAGACCTATGACGACGCCAACACCGACTACAACAAGCTGAAGGAAGTCCTGACCACCTATCCGGACCTGAAGGGCATCATCGGCGGCCCGATGCCGACCTCGGCCGGTGCCGGGCGTCTGATCGCCGAGCGCGGGCTGAAGGGCAAGCTGTCCTTCTCCGGCACGGGTCTGGTGTCGGTGGCCGGCCAGTATCTGGCCCAGGGCGACATCCAGTACATCCAGTTCTGGGATCCGGCGGTCGCCGGCTATGCCATGAACATGCTGGCGGTGATGGCGCTGGACGGTAAGAAGGACCAGATCAAGGCCGGCCTGAACCTCGGCTTGCCCGGCTACACCGACCTGACCACCCCGAAGGGCGCGAAGCCGAACCTGCTCTACGGCCAGGGCTGGGTCGGCGTCACCAAGGACAACATGGACGCCTACAACTTCTGA
- a CDS encoding ABC transporter permease yields MKAQMNIRSLVNRDNNIVQLLVMTVLIFVVMTALSPDKFLRYYNFESLTYIFPELGLLSIAMMIAMLTGGIDLSVVGVANLSGILAGVLFHKMAGAAGIADTGILTVLLGGVIALGTGLVAGTVNGLLITRLGITPILATLGTGQVFTGLAIVLTGGPAIVGFPAAWAFVGNGKILGLATPFVLFAVIAVLIAFLLTRTALGINLMLIGTNPKAALFAGLKRERMVLYSYMLTGVLASVAGIILSGRTNAAKSDYGNSYLLQAVLIAVLGGTNPAGGRGTVLGITIAVVALMLLSSGFQILRFSNHLIDFIWGAFLLLVIAINAYKNRTR; encoded by the coding sequence ATGAAGGCACAAATGAACATCCGCAGTCTGGTCAACCGCGACAACAACATCGTCCAGCTGCTGGTGATGACGGTGCTGATCTTCGTCGTGATGACGGCGCTCAGCCCCGACAAGTTCCTCCGTTACTACAACTTCGAATCCCTCACCTACATCTTCCCCGAACTGGGCCTGCTCTCCATCGCGATGATGATCGCCATGCTGACAGGCGGCATCGACCTGTCGGTGGTGGGGGTTGCCAACCTGTCGGGCATCCTGGCCGGCGTACTGTTCCACAAGATGGCGGGGGCGGCCGGCATCGCCGACACCGGGATCCTGACCGTCCTGCTGGGCGGGGTCATCGCGCTCGGCACCGGGCTGGTGGCGGGGACCGTCAACGGGCTGCTGATCACCCGGCTGGGCATCACACCGATCCTGGCGACGCTGGGGACAGGGCAGGTCTTCACCGGGCTTGCCATCGTGCTGACCGGCGGGCCGGCCATCGTCGGCTTTCCCGCCGCCTGGGCCTTCGTCGGCAATGGCAAGATCCTGGGGCTGGCGACGCCCTTCGTGCTGTTCGCGGTGATCGCGGTCCTGATCGCCTTCCTGCTGACCCGCACCGCGCTCGGCATCAATCTGATGCTGATCGGCACCAACCCGAAGGCGGCGCTGTTCGCCGGTCTGAAGCGGGAGCGGATGGTGCTGTACAGCTACATGCTGACCGGCGTTCTGGCGTCGGTCGCCGGGATCATCCTGTCGGGGCGGACCAACGCGGCCAAGTCGGACTATGGCAACTCCTACCTGTTGCAGGCGGTGCTGATCGCGGTGTTGGGCGGCACCAACCCGGCTGGCGGCCGGGGAACGGTGCTGGGGATCACCATCGCGGTGGTGGCGCTGATGCTGCTGTCGAGCGGCTTCCAGATCCTGCGTTTCTCCAACCACCTGATCGACTTCATCTGGGGCGCGTTCCTGCTGCTGGTCATCGCCATCAACGCCTACAAGAACCGTACCCGCTAG
- the rbsK gene encoding ribokinase — MGKIAVVGSNMVDLITYTARMPGPGETIEAPRFEMGCGGKGANQAIAAARLGAEVMMVTKVGDDIFADNTIRNFEASGIDTRYVERVPGTSSGVAPIFVEPSGENSILIIKGANALLSPADVDRAAEDLKGCDLIVMQLEVPLETIYHTIEFGARHGIETLLNPAPAPADLDPKRIEQVTFLVPNQTELATISGLPVTSEAEAETAAKSLIERGIRTVIVTLGARGALLVTKGEETRRIEPVRVTPVDTTGAGDAFIGSFARYYVENRDLDAALHMAVRYAADSITRPGTQKSYASREAFEAFCASL; from the coding sequence ATGGGCAAGATCGCCGTGGTCGGCAGCAACATGGTCGACCTGATCACCTACACCGCCCGCATGCCCGGCCCCGGCGAGACCATCGAGGCGCCGCGCTTCGAGATGGGCTGCGGCGGCAAGGGCGCCAACCAGGCCATCGCCGCCGCCCGGCTGGGCGCGGAGGTGATGATGGTCACCAAGGTCGGCGACGACATCTTCGCCGACAACACCATCCGCAACTTCGAAGCGTCGGGCATCGACACCCGCTATGTCGAGCGGGTGCCCGGCACCTCCAGCGGCGTCGCCCCGATCTTCGTCGAGCCGTCGGGCGAGAACAGCATCCTGATCATCAAGGGCGCCAACGCGCTGCTGTCGCCGGCCGACGTCGACCGCGCCGCCGAGGATCTGAAGGGCTGCGACCTGATCGTCATGCAGTTGGAAGTCCCGCTGGAGACGATTTACCACACCATCGAGTTCGGCGCGCGGCATGGCATCGAAACCCTGCTGAACCCGGCCCCGGCGCCTGCCGATCTCGACCCCAAGCGGATCGAGCAGGTGACCTTCCTGGTGCCGAACCAGACGGAGCTGGCGACCATCTCCGGACTGCCGGTCACGTCGGAGGCGGAGGCCGAGACGGCGGCGAAGTCGCTGATCGAGCGCGGCATCCGCACCGTCATCGTCACGCTGGGCGCGCGAGGGGCGTTGTTGGTGACGAAGGGCGAGGAGACGCGGCGGATCGAGCCGGTGCGGGTCACGCCGGTCGACACCACCGGGGCCGGCGACGCCTTCATCGGCAGCTTCGCGCGCTATTATGTCGAGAACCGCGACCTCGACGCCGCGCTTCACATGGCGGTGCGCTATGCCGCCGACAGCATCACCCGGCCGGGCACCCAGAAATCCTATGCCAGCCGCGAGGCGTTCGAGGCCTTCTGCGCCAGCCTTTAG
- a CDS encoding DeoR/GlpR family DNA-binding transcription regulator, which produces MSMRRAERLNRLQSALDAGGYLRLKDAARLLDVSEMTVRRDIASCGGRFAYLGGYIAGGLESAGGMGYILDRERDTHIEMKRAACEAAATLLKPGETVFIDCGTTTTHLASRIPADSQITVVCYAMNIAEIVCKKPGVRVVMLGGLYHASSASFSSPESLEMLRGIGINTAFISAGGVHESLGISCSNFHEVEIKQTAIANAVTKALVIDSSKFDQVKPAFFAKLDSFGFLCCDNGLDSVRAERLTAAGVHIVLT; this is translated from the coding sequence ATGTCGATGAGAAGGGCTGAGCGTCTGAACCGGTTGCAGTCCGCGCTGGATGCCGGCGGCTACCTCCGGCTGAAGGATGCGGCGCGGCTGCTGGATGTTTCCGAAATGACGGTGCGGCGCGACATCGCGTCTTGCGGCGGGCGGTTCGCCTATCTCGGCGGCTACATCGCCGGCGGGCTGGAGAGCGCCGGCGGCATGGGCTATATCCTGGACCGCGAGCGGGACACTCACATCGAGATGAAGCGGGCCGCCTGCGAGGCGGCGGCGACCCTGCTGAAGCCGGGCGAGACGGTGTTCATCGACTGCGGCACCACCACCACCCATCTGGCCAGCCGCATCCCGGCCGACAGCCAGATCACCGTGGTCTGCTACGCGATGAACATCGCGGAGATCGTCTGCAAGAAGCCGGGCGTGCGCGTGGTCATGCTGGGCGGGCTCTATCACGCCTCCTCGGCGTCCTTTTCCAGTCCGGAGTCGCTGGAGATGCTACGCGGCATCGGCATCAACACCGCCTTCATCTCGGCCGGCGGCGTGCATGAGTCGCTGGGGATCAGCTGCTCCAACTTCCACGAGGTCGAGATCAAGCAGACCGCCATCGCCAACGCCGTGACCAAGGCGCTGGTGATCGACAGCAGCAAGTTCGATCAGGTCAAGCCGGCCTTCTTCGCCAAGCTCGACAGCTTCGGTTTCCTGTGCTGCGACAACGGGCTGGACAGTGTGCGGGCCGAGCGGTTGACCGCTGCCGGGGTGCACATCGTGCTGACATGA
- a CDS encoding LysR family transcriptional regulator, with product MTIQHATLRQLQIFTAAARSLSFARVAEQFGLTPGAVSFQIKQVEGHCGFPLFERVGRRVVLTEAGRDLLEHATLILQALDNADRRMQALKGVTGGNVTIGLVSTAKYIAPHMVSRFQAERPGVSIHLQDGNRREVNAMVAKGEVDLAIMGRPLDGEELLAEPFARHPSIIICAPTHPLADAPALRLSDLAGSGFIAREEGAGTRALTDAYFNGRGFTPHIVMTSSSNETIKQAVMAGIGVALLSRHTVDLELALGMLRELKVEGLPLMRSWYIAHRRSLPLLPVHAQLRSYLLERGQAIIDSIQASHRALVLGT from the coding sequence ATGACCATCCAGCACGCCACCCTGCGCCAGCTTCAGATCTTCACCGCCGCTGCCCGCAGCCTGTCTTTCGCACGGGTGGCAGAGCAGTTCGGCCTGACCCCCGGCGCGGTCTCGTTCCAGATCAAGCAGGTGGAGGGCCATTGCGGTTTTCCGCTGTTCGAGCGGGTGGGCCGGCGCGTCGTCCTGACGGAGGCCGGGCGCGACCTGCTGGAACATGCGACGCTGATCCTCCAGGCGCTGGACAATGCCGACCGGCGGATGCAGGCGCTGAAGGGGGTGACCGGCGGCAACGTCACCATCGGACTGGTCAGCACCGCCAAATACATCGCCCCGCACATGGTCTCCCGCTTCCAGGCGGAGCGGCCGGGCGTGTCGATCCACCTCCAGGACGGCAATCGGCGGGAGGTGAATGCGATGGTCGCCAAGGGCGAGGTCGACCTCGCCATCATGGGCCGCCCGCTGGACGGGGAGGAGTTGCTGGCCGAGCCCTTCGCCCGCCATCCCAGCATCATCATCTGTGCGCCGACCCATCCACTGGCCGATGCCCCGGCCCTGCGCCTGTCCGATCTGGCCGGCAGCGGCTTCATCGCCCGGGAGGAAGGCGCCGGCACGCGGGCGCTGACCGACGCCTACTTCAATGGCCGCGGCTTCACCCCCCACATCGTCATGACCTCCAGCAGCAACGAGACGATCAAGCAGGCGGTCATGGCCGGCATCGGCGTCGCCCTGCTGTCCCGCCACACCGTGGATTTGGAACTGGCGCTGGGGATGCTGCGGGAATTGAAGGTGGAAGGGCTGCCTTTGATGCGGTCCTGGTACATCGCCCACCGCCGCAGCCTGCCGCTGCTGCCGGTGCATGCGCAGTTGCGCAGCTATCTGCTGGAACGCGGGCAGGCGATCATCGACAGCATCCAGGCCAGCCATCGGGCGCTGGTGCTCGGCACCTGA
- a CDS encoding aldose 1-epimerase family protein, whose product MSVRTAIHFRKSFFGEAERPVAEAHGMTASLFRYDSGIEAVRLSNRRGHLVVLPYYGQMVWDAVFDGVDLTMANMFDMPRPATEIVGTYGCFAFHSGLLRNGCPGPQDSHLLHGEMPCAPMDAAGLEVGEDDEGPYMAVTGRREYVMGFGAHYVARPRVVLRPGSALFDIRMEVENLSGAAMDLMYMCHVNFAFAEGARIVQPAPFTPEATAVRTVVPAHVPRSPAYDALLSDLARDPAVMEVLDEPERYDPEQVFYIRGLRTDEEGGTAVMMRRREGDAFHIAYSTREFPKTVRWVLVNSDQKVCAFALPSTCEPEGYAAEAMKGNVQKLAGGETRRFSVRLGYLTADEAEAEECAIRAL is encoded by the coding sequence ATGAGCGTCCGAACCGCCATCCATTTCCGCAAAAGCTTCTTCGGCGAAGCGGAGCGCCCGGTCGCCGAGGCGCACGGCATGACCGCCAGCCTGTTCCGCTATGACAGCGGGATCGAGGCGGTGCGGCTGTCCAACCGGCGCGGGCATCTGGTGGTGCTGCCCTATTACGGCCAAATGGTGTGGGACGCCGTGTTCGACGGTGTCGACCTGACCATGGCGAACATGTTCGACATGCCGCGGCCGGCGACCGAGATCGTCGGCACATACGGCTGCTTCGCCTTCCATTCCGGGCTGCTGCGCAACGGCTGCCCGGGTCCGCAGGACAGCCACCTTCTGCATGGCGAGATGCCCTGCGCCCCGATGGATGCCGCCGGGCTGGAGGTGGGGGAGGACGACGAAGGCCCATACATGGCGGTCACCGGCCGGCGTGAGTATGTGATGGGTTTCGGCGCCCACTATGTCGCCCGCCCACGCGTGGTGCTGCGCCCCGGCTCCGCGCTGTTCGACATCCGGATGGAGGTGGAGAACCTGTCGGGAGCGGCGATGGACCTGATGTACATGTGCCACGTCAATTTCGCCTTCGCCGAGGGCGCTCGCATCGTCCAGCCGGCTCCCTTCACGCCGGAGGCGACGGCGGTTCGCACGGTGGTGCCGGCCCATGTGCCGCGCAGCCCGGCCTATGACGCGCTGCTGTCCGACCTCGCCCGCGATCCGGCGGTGATGGAGGTGCTGGACGAGCCCGAGCGCTACGACCCCGAGCAGGTCTTCTACATCCGCGGCCTGCGCACCGACGAGGAGGGCGGTACCGCGGTGATGATGCGGCGGCGCGAGGGCGACGCCTTCCACATCGCCTACAGCACGCGGGAGTTCCCCAAGACGGTGCGCTGGGTGCTGGTCAACAGCGATCAGAAGGTTTGCGCCTTCGCACTGCCCTCCACATGCGAGCCGGAGGGCTATGCTGCGGAGGCGATGAAGGGCAATGTCCAGAAACTGGCGGGCGGCGAGACGCGGCGCTTTTCCGTCCGGCTGGGCTATCTGACCGCCGACGAGGCCGAAGCCGAGGAATGCGCCATCCGGGCGCTGTGA
- a CDS encoding sugar ABC transporter ATP-binding protein produces the protein MSDGFIELRDIRKVFSGVVALDTMSLVIRPGEIHCLAGENGSGKSTVIKIMSGVYQPDGGEILIDGKPVTGMTPIDAIARGVQVIYQDFSLFGNLTVAENLAMNVHLGEKRRLMNWRRTRAIAREAVDRLGVELDLDAEVASLPTAGKQLVAIARALMSDARLIIMDEPTTALTRKEVETLFRIVRDIQARGIAILFVSHKMREMLEISERITVIRNGRKVAEGPTGDFDEALITRHMTGGDILNEPYVWTPPPGTQVPPRLEIRDLTVPGKCEGLNLAIRPGEIVGLSGLLGSGRTDLALALFGMVPNHRGEILIDGKPARLRTTQEAIAAGIAYVPEDRLTEGLFLPQSIKRNMLATSYERLAPKLVIDRDQAEEMTQGMVRAMQIATPTAEKPVMQLSGGNQQRVVLARWLLTDARVLILNGPTVGVDVGSKAEIHAKIRELAQHHGLAVLMISDDVLELVQNCNRIVLMHRGRFIDDLPATDITEETVSDRLKTFT, from the coding sequence ATGTCAGACGGTTTCATCGAACTCCGGGACATCCGGAAGGTGTTTTCCGGCGTCGTCGCGTTGGACACCATGTCGCTGGTCATCAGGCCAGGCGAGATCCATTGCCTGGCCGGAGAGAACGGGTCGGGCAAATCCACCGTCATCAAGATCATGTCCGGCGTCTATCAGCCGGACGGCGGCGAAATCCTGATCGACGGCAAGCCGGTGACCGGCATGACGCCGATCGACGCCATCGCCCGTGGCGTCCAGGTCATCTACCAGGACTTTTCCCTGTTCGGGAATTTGACGGTCGCCGAGAATCTGGCGATGAACGTCCATCTGGGCGAAAAGCGGCGCCTGATGAACTGGCGGCGCACCCGCGCCATCGCCCGCGAGGCGGTGGACCGGCTGGGCGTGGAACTGGACCTGGATGCGGAGGTCGCCTCGCTGCCGACCGCCGGCAAGCAGCTGGTCGCCATCGCCCGCGCCCTGATGTCCGACGCCCGCCTGATCATCATGGACGAGCCGACCACCGCCCTGACCCGCAAGGAGGTCGAGACGCTGTTCCGCATCGTCCGCGACATCCAGGCGCGCGGCATCGCCATCCTGTTCGTCAGTCACAAGATGCGCGAAATGCTGGAGATCAGCGAGCGCATCACCGTCATCCGCAACGGCCGCAAGGTGGCGGAGGGGCCGACCGGCGACTTCGACGAGGCGCTGATCACCCGCCACATGACCGGCGGCGACATCCTCAACGAACCTTATGTCTGGACCCCGCCGCCCGGCACGCAGGTGCCGCCCCGGCTGGAAATCCGCGACCTGACCGTCCCCGGCAAATGCGAAGGGCTGAACCTCGCCATCCGGCCGGGTGAGATCGTCGGGCTGTCGGGCCTGCTGGGGTCCGGACGCACCGACCTGGCGCTGGCGCTGTTCGGCATGGTCCCGAACCACCGTGGCGAGATCCTGATCGACGGGAAGCCGGCGCGGCTGCGCACGACCCAGGAGGCCATCGCCGCCGGCATCGCCTATGTGCCGGAGGACCGCCTGACTGAAGGGCTGTTCCTGCCGCAGAGCATCAAGCGCAACATGCTCGCCACTTCCTATGAACGGCTGGCACCCAAGCTGGTGATCGACCGCGACCAGGCCGAGGAGATGACGCAGGGCATGGTCCGCGCCATGCAGATCGCCACACCCACCGCCGAGAAGCCGGTGATGCAGCTGTCCGGCGGCAACCAGCAGCGCGTGGTTCTGGCCCGCTGGCTGCTGACAGACGCCCGCGTGCTGATCCTGAACGGCCCGACGGTGGGCGTCGACGTCGGATCGAAGGCGGAAATCCATGCCAAGATCCGGGAGCTGGCGCAGCATCACGGCCTCGCCGTCCTGATGATCTCCGACGACGTGCTGGAGCTGGTGCAGAACTGCAACCGCATCGTGCTGATGCATCGCGGGCGCTTCATCGACGATCTGCCCGCCACCGACATCACCGAAGAGACGGTCAGCGACCGGCTCAAGACCTTTACCTGA